Below is a genomic region from Amyelois transitella isolate CPQ chromosome Z, ilAmyTran1.1, whole genome shotgun sequence.
TCTAATgtataaatagtgacaggttgctaacccatcgcctacaataagAATCCCTTTATTAGCATagtcttagtcaccttttacgacatcctcgGGAGAATATTTTTGGAGTGGATTCTTAAGAACGCTTCAacaataagtttaatttaaggaatttcttatattttgttattcatgAAACTTGACAGGTCAtcgatttatttaaacatctctaatttttccaattaaaatgaaactatGAAACAGAGGGGTATGTTAGCAGTAGTACTAAGAAGGCCGATGTTATACGaaaactttctttttatttgtatgtgtaataaaaaaattatattgtcatgtattcttaaaaaattggAATTTGAATGTCAATACCAACctgtaaaaactaaaacagcACCAATCCACTGCCTCGGAATAAGAACGTTGCCGAAAAATATCACTGATGCGAGAACGGTGAAAAACTTCCTGGTTGTCGTAACCACCGAGCAAGGGAGCGGGCCAAACTCcgatacctacaaaaaaaagacGAAAGCTTCGATATgaagtatttgaaaaaaaaacagaaataagaTGAGTACAAGTACATATTACTCTTTACTTAAACTTAAACTAGAAAACTGtttaaaaactacttttaaaatatcataaatatacccagtatatataaagaaaaaaaaagatatgccCCGGGTGAGGATCGAACTCACGACCTTAAGATTATGAGACTTACGCGCTGCCTACTGCGCTACCGAGGCTATGAAAAGCAATGCTAAAATTAGTTCCTGTTTCCCAGTTTggatcaaaatattaataaatattgtctaGGATTTCTTCTGTCttaaatctctataaattttaacttattatgttatacCAACGTTTAAGCTATATTACAACAAAGTTTCACACAAATCTGTTCAATAGTTTTTACATGACCCTGTCaagtcattataaaaaatttaaccgACTCCAAAAAAGTAGGAGGTTATCAATTTgcctgaatatttttttttgttttgtatttatatttgtgccgtgtggttcccggcactattacaaaaaagaataggaccactccatctctttcccatggatgtcgtaaaaggcgactaagggataggcttataaacttaggattcctcttttaggcgatgggctagcaacctgtcactatttgaatctcggttctatcattaagccaaatagctgaacgtggccattcaatcttttcaagactgttggctctgtctaccccgcaagggatatagacgtgatcatagtatgtatgtatgtatttatatttaaattttgtaaatttaaaaagtatgctattatttaatgtaattgtatatattttttaattaggtaataCCATAAAGAATATGAAGAGCTGTCCTAAGGCTCCGGTGAGTGCAAAGGCAATGAGGTACAACAGAATCTCAGGGTAAAGAGATACGAATGAGATGAACTTGAAAATTTCACCACTCAGCAACACGCCCACGCCGGAAATTATTGTAGACCTGTAAATACgattaacaaattaatatatttttaataatatacacatttattaaaaaaatatatatctatttattcaaAGTCCGCCATTGAACCTATATTCTCCTAAATCTAAtcactgttttgtaatttgttatatctctttttaaatgcaataaagagtttacaaacaaacaaaaactagATTTtgggaaattccagaaaaaataGCATATGTCTATGTCACTCCCGTAGGTCTATATAATATCTTTGCCAAATTTAGTAAAAAtcagtttattcgttacaaaaatacaaatcttttctctttattaatagtgtggaaaataaactaatatttaatttcaacttAAAAAATGCTCACAAAGCATAATAAATCTTCTCGCGTAAGCTCAACAAGATAATTTCATTTCGCGTAATTTATAAGTGGGGTTTCACGGTTCACAAAACATTatgaaattacaattttattttcgcaAACATAAATACTGACATATGCCGTAACTTCAGTTTGAGTaatcaatatacataaacaaaaattcgCATATTGGCTTAGCTTATTTTAAATCCTCTGAACtcggaaaaatataaaaaattgaataggTGACTTATTTGAACACAGAAAGATAAAAAACTTGATTGGCATTAGGATTTGTTGTAGATTTTTTTCAAGTCAATACAATTCGTtcgattttaaaaaacaataatatcgCTGGCATTTGCAAAAAGGGGAATGTAATGTTGATTTCTAACTAAAAACATCTATAGTATAtagtaattatacatatattttgtatatttataattactgcAAACTATCATAAATGTTATCTCGCTTTGCTTAAAACTGAATAGCAAGTGAATAAGAacactattaaaaatttagaagCAATGAATCGAGCAAACGTAAAGAAAAGtgatcacaatttttttttaatcctactactattataaaggcgaaagtttgtatggatgtttgttactctttcacgcaaaaactactgaaccgattaccatgaaatttggtatgtaggtagctgaagacccagaataacacataggctactttttatcccagagttcccgcgggattgatagggtttccatgcggacgaagtcgcgggcggcctctagtaatttaatattgagaTAAGCttaacgtggcatttcagaaTTTCGAGAATGTTGATggacatgattatattatgtatttgtagAAAAATTAAGGTGATTgatgaaaaatacatttatcttCAATCTTCAATTAATATCTTACCACCCATTTGTGTTCAACATCATGGAATATGCGGTTGGCGACGATTCAGCCTTGATTCGTTCctgaaataaattgtatttgttttgaaaattctttatttctataaaaatagataatttattacaaataataaatggaaAACCACAGGACATTAATTGGCTTTTGCAGTATActtgtgatatttttatttacacaataaaTGTTTCTCAcaattgtatgtttattcatttaatgGACTTTACTGCATATTATACAGTTGTTCATGTCATATGTAATTGCCAAAACTCCATACGGCACTCCAGTggccatttaaaataaactgtaGTTAATTTCAGTtcctttatataatattagtacatatAATGTAAGACAATGAATAAACTTTACCTGCACAGCTCCAGTCAAACCATCCATAGTCAAGGACAAAAGCAACAGAATTTCTCCAATGCCAAAACCCTGGGAATCCTCAGTCTTCCTTGTCTGGTCTTTGAACATGAAAAGAACTATACCAATAACTATCAGTAGTATGAATAAGTACTTCTTAAGAGGATATACTTTGTGACCTATCAAGACTCCAAGGACCATGACTGGGATTGGCTTGGCTGCTTTTCCAACAACCTGAAAAtatatcatataaaattaacatacggGAATTGAATCAGTTTGTTCCATCGTTTCACCTTTTCAGCCAGTCAATTAAGACATCAAAATAGAGGTAACCTAAACAAACAGCAAAATATCTGAATACTTGCAGTTAAGAGTTACAAGtagtagttatttatttacacttcatgcatgtaaaatgtacaacaggtggacctAATGTCACAAGGCATTCACtaccagtcgaacctttggaccataCTGATATGAATGAGAATGAAAAGAGAGGTCACACAGGAAAGATATATAGGACGGATAAGGGTCTTTAGGACTTGAAGCTGATAGGCGAATCAAAGTCTGGGATCAATGAgaactttaaattaattgtagttcTAGTTGTTTGCTAAACTAAGACCTTGCGaacacttaaattttttaatacattgtgAATCTTTCTAAAAGTACTTCACCGATTTTCATGCCCAGGAAATTAAAAGTCTTATAGAAAGATTAACAATCAGACAAATGGTTTTAAAGTTATggcttaacatacatacataaatgtgTTCTGCACCAAGTTAAATGGTAAATATAAATGCTTACTTGTGTTGGGTAGTTCACCCACTGCAGGGCCATTATGGAACAAACCATAGCCAAAAGATATGTGAGAGCTGATGAGAAGTAATATATAGTCCTTGTAGTATCTTTGTCATGTTTCCACGATAGCTGAAACAAGAGTACTGTTTAATAGATATTTGCTAAAGGAATcctgtattattattagtcCTCACTTCAATATACACTCTAGATGTTTCTCAGCACTTTTAAATCGGAACAATGaagttttcttttctttggAGGTTTTCCAGTACAATGAGTATGATACAAGCTGGCAAAGTACAATGAGTATGATAAAAGCTGGCAAAGGGAAAGTGCTCTCTTGACAGGTTCAATAATGTAGATAAGTTTAAATGACAAGATCAGTAATactttcaataatatttaatagtgcaattatataggtataataaacGTACCATCAAAATTTGGGCGAAAATGTAATTTACCAAACACTGCACGAAAACAAGAGACAAAGCGCAAGTAAATTTATCATTCTGGCCATATTTTCCTCTGGTTATTTTCTCTTGTAACAAAGCAAATACGAAGTAACAGAAAAATATGGCAACtgagtaaaatataaacttgaaTTCTGATTTGCCTCTAGACATGTTTGTTTACgttttaaaatctaatttataaagtatttatgaCAGGATTATGTTGCCTATTACACATGAATGTGGTCACTTACTAACGGTATCTCAGTAATTAAAGCAATGGACACGTAACTcgtatgataaaataaataaaataaaagttttgaaccTATTGACAAATACTAAATCAACACGTATTCGATTATACACGCACGCACAGTAACACGGCAAGCAAGCAGTCACAGTCAAGCACCTCAAAAGCAACAGTTAGAAACGTCAAAGTCAGGTGAACCGTCATTGTCAAGTAAAAAGAAGGCAAAGATATAAtctaataaaagaaataataatatgaatatgacttttaatatatactgcacataaaataaacatatatatctacataagtTGGATGATTgtgtaaattttaagaaaatctaCTGGTCAAAAGAATATTATGGACTTGAATTCACTGCTCCCTGAATGCTAATCTATTGGGCGCCGCCGACCGAATAGATGTGGACAATGCAATGGCGAACTACTGGTCTGCACAGCAGACATAACTGGAGGCTAGCGGACACACTCGTGCGTATATGGCCAATTATTGAAAGCACGCACATGAGAACACAATATAATACAGTTAGTAGCGCCGTCTATTACATATTTCTGATGAGTTGTATGGTGTTTATTATGGATGTagtacatagatacatattgtAGCGGGTATTAGGTTAAGTTTAAGATTTGTTTAAGTCCGGCCCCTAGAATACGGTCCTATCTCTTAATGGAAGACCTAGCGCCCGGCAATTTTAAATCGCGGAGTCTTCTCTGAATTTCGTTGCGTTTTTGTTTGATACTTTTCACACTTTTTCCatcgattattttttatgttagtgtattgtataaatagcatccaatatatttttattttgttaatcgTTCTTTTCTTTACTTAATTCGCAAGTTGCtataaaatcaatgaaaacCGAAAACCAGCAGCCATGTTGGTTTCGTTAtatcaaaatgaaatttgttaCTTATATTTGCCTGCATATTGTAGATGGCGTCTTTAGATAAGAGTGACAAGACTATCCAATGTGTATTGTACACACTCGGCCCGAGCAAGATCCGAGACTCTGTAGAACATTTTTACTCATGAATAGAGTACGAACGAGTACAAGCTTGCTCTAGCTCGCTTTcagttcatttatttttattagtccCATTACTCAACACAAGATGGCGGCATGGCGCATCTACGTCTGCTTTGACCAAGCTGTGATAGCTTGGCTTGTATTGTTTTGTTGCAAAGCTGGTAAAGAAGACGAGTAGAAAATCAAAGGTTGTTCTTAATCTGAATAATAATACGGACAAGCTAGAATCCTGCATTCCGAAAGATGGCGCGATgactaattttattgttttagaatgttttttttaaaacctacAAACAACTTACGTAAGACTTTATGCGTAAAACGGAATGTTGCAGTTCATAAATTCTTTCAAATATATTCAACTCTATTTTATAGGCGAAAAGGATTATGCGTAATACGGGCTTTTATGGCCTTCTATCTATTGTCAGAACTACAAGTCaagttacaaaatttttagtaaACTGTGTTGTGTGTGTTGGGGATTATTTAGCATTCtaggttattttatttggttctattaatgcttttattttaCGCGTATAGGACATGCAACTATGATGTATGTGTTATCATTTCATATTATgtgttttacttaaaataactatcgcatacaacaaacaaaaggtgtaaatattttttcacaaaagttACAAGAACTCAACTTGAAGTTTGAAGAAAGAAAATCTCGAAAGTTGTGgtttgtatattgtttattcatATCCtcgattataaaaatgtataatttctattctaaattagcTTTATAAGTGACATTATTCGTTAAAAACTTAAGTGTTTCTAATCAAGGTTAAGTTGAGATGGTTTGCCGAATCGCGGGAAATTCAACCTAAATCTGGGCTATAAATCGTTATGACTCATTTTTCTTGGTAAAAGTGGTTGGTTGAACCCTATACAACGGGTTTCTTTGTTTTGTGGATGTTATTTTGTAACTTGCCGCCTCGATTTAGTTTTACACAAACACGTAAGTACtcttaagtaggtacctacctataagtGCCTACCTACTACAACGTAGTGATTACATTCTATTTATCTACTACAtttgttatgatttatttcttaagtTTATCTTTGTTGTTGGTTGGACTccaatttactttaaaacttatttaaacttttggttgtaaagtaggtaggtacctatttcaCCTGGGTGTCCTggctaaaactaaataaataggcATATAACCTAGTCATGACTTTTTTGTGTTCATTTATGTTGTAAAATGTTTAGATTATACTACCGAATCACAACTGTGACAGATCTACTCAGAATTTTCGAGGCCTAAAATCGCTAAGAAcgacaaattattattactactaGACTGCTCCTGATTAACGACCAGGACCACTCTGCCAAGAATGAAACGACTTTGAAGAAGAAGAACTATGAGATATATGTAGTAGACAAGTAGAGTAATCCTATGAGTAGGCGCAACCGATATTCAGTAGTAACAAATACGCATAGGTACGGTTTGTTACAGCTCTATATACCTAGtaggtaatattattatggttTAGGTAGCTCGGTGTCGGTATTTGACCGAGCAAACGAAGCGAGTGAATCTACCAATCAACTACGggcgaaaatattttgtacacaGAAATAGGTAACATAGGTATGCAACTTTTTTGGATTTCCCGCGGGAGCGAAGCATCGCGCGAAAGCTGGTTTGTAAGAAAATTGTTACTGACTCATTTCTGTCCTTAAAAGATATTGTGCCAAAAAGTCGATATCCTAgtctaatttaaaaactattaaatacacaaaatatcTCCGTCACCCCTCAGAGGGTCAACTCTTTTTCGTTTAATggtggacgaagtcgctggATACAGCTAATTAGCATAATAAGTAAGAAGTAATTTATCTCTCTCTTAACTACATAGGTCACTATGTCAAATAGGCTACGACATTACCTAccttatatgtaggtaccctTGGAATCTACGCGAACTCACAATAACTCAATATACACTTAGGTATTTCCTCAAAAAGTGCAGCatggatttatttaatttatttcacattaagGAGAATAACGTAGTGTCGTAGTTGGTTATATGGATTGAAGATGGATTGGTATTGGTAGTAAACCTATAAGTATATTACGATTTTAATGTTGGTAAAGTAAGCAGTGTAAATGACGTAATGCACTACTTTAGAATGAAGGCCATGCCTGTTGTGTATAGTATGTCAGAATTGCTATCAGCAATGGAGCGATACGAATGAGGTGCACAACATATCGCTTTTTACTTAAGGCACAtcgaacaataaaaaataaatagacgAATTTTTGCCCACAGCAAGGTATCTGTAATTTCCAtgatctatattaatattatacagtATAGTTAGTCTATTAATACGCTTTTACAGCTAAAGCgtttaatcaattttaataaacattgtgTGACTATAGTTAATTAGCCGAGGTCAAACAATTGCTAGGCTAATTGACTAGGCTACCACTGAAATTTCTCTCTTATCTTTACGTTTGTTAAGCCTTATGATCATcgatacatattttttcattcaaaaaaatttatataattctgTACCTAGGAAATGCGAATCCATttcatacttacaaacttattttataaactaggTTTTGCTTCCTTAGCGTGGTAATTTCGAAGTAAAAGTACGCATgtgttatttcaaataatatccTATCCATGTAAGTACTAAAGATCAAAGAGTAACAagcatacatacttacatccatcctcacaaactttcgcatttataagtaGGAGTGTGTACTTCTTAAAAAGTTGTTTTGAAAAGCACATAGTTGTTCCAAAGTAAAACATGtccatattaaaaaattgcaaCCCTACATCACCAGTCCGACGAATTCCAATCACAGCTGGTGAAAAAATAGAGGGaatgtttttgaatttttccCAAAATGCTGTGAGGCATTTTGTTACCGCGACCAGACATGGCTGCAATTTTTAACCGTATAAAAGACACGATTTTAccgtttgtatttatatttcacgTCTACAAATATCACATGCTGCAATAATATGTTCAGTATGCACAGCATgtgatatttgtaatttacttataatatagTTAGGATACATTCATGACGTTGGTTATTAAATTTCTCTGTGGTCGGAGGAAGGATATAATGCGGCTTGGGATGATTGAatctaggtatttttattttattgtgtttgcaaaaatccttaatatttttctaaaataatagCCTCTCATATTCCTTGTCATTATCTATATCGTTAATAACTTGTCAGCGGATCCCGGAGGCAACTAGGAACACATCAAGATGAGAGAGAATAAATAAACgtcaaaataagtatttgtttggaacctaataatattttttgactcAATCGTTTACAATTTTAGCGACTGGATAAAGACAAATCTTTTTTGTCGGTATTTTGTCAAAGCAATCTCAGTAACGAAACGCGGAGTAACAAGTACTTCCTTATCCATTAAGTACTAATAAGCTTACTTCCATGGTCACCATTTTTGACTAACTACGTTCTTATCTAATCTGTCGGACATAAGCTTATTGACATGCAAAACCGTTAACAACgcaaacaaacagacattcCTTGTACAGATAACACGAGTTACCGTTCATGGAACTTTGTgaattgataataatattagataataaattacaacagTTTTCTGCAGTTTAAGTAcgtagaaatcggaataatatatcCGATTTATATATTCCATGTAATATAGCCACTTTCATtaccatttttaaaattggttaTAAGTGATGTttccttaaaataattttccctgtacTCCAGTGATTCTCTCCGACATTGACCATTAAAACTGTCGTGTTACTGACAATGAGGAAAGTATggtaattaaaagaaaataattgattGAGGAAAATCCAACATTGCCCTGACTGAAGCTAACCGCAAATACTCTGGATAATccagattatttttaaaaagtccTTCCTGATGTGTAACATTGGGGAAGGTTTTTTTtctaactagcttttacccagacatcaaaacaaaattaaaaaaaaaaaacagtgcgAAATAGGATTCGCACCATCCATGGTATTCGGAATAAGTTCACTATTCTTTGCATATAATTGTAACTACAGAGCTTATTCGGTAGATTTTCGAGCAGTTCTCTGGAATATCTATCACATTTATGACCTGACCTTAACCGCTACCATTTCTACGGGACCAAAAGTACTGTTTTGAatgcaaaatgttttttttttacatcggATTATAAAAACCGGAGACATtcagataataatatacataacaaaattcggttgaattgagaacctcctctaATGCAAAGTTCGCGGCGAACGAGTAGttagtaggtattataaatatcaatgtGCATCTATTGCacattgatatttataatacctactacCTGTACGAGAATTTtagatagatatagatttAGTACAAGGCACAGacacaaaaacaatacaattcaaattcatagCATTTGAGACATTATCTCTATGATGTAAAGTATATTTGcgttgttttattattctctTGAACAGACTATTCTAATCAAGCAACTTAATACTCTGCAGTTAATTAGTCTCTAATTGTACGACAAATActgtgaggaaacttgcatgCACATACTAGTTTCAGTAACGATAACTTAcaaaacatttacatttagCCACGTACCAAGCTAgatgtaatgaaaaaaaagatcgatcctacttatattataaatgtagagaagtgtgtatgtttattattcttttacgacaaaaattactgaacggatttttgTACTTCACACCTTCTTTCCTTTTCACAAGATTCACGAGGTTACCATTACAgacaacaaaagaaaaagttggCGGCTTGGTTTCTTTATGGTAGCTTTgtcatgaatatttatatataccaattttataaagctgaagagttagtttgtttgtttgattgaatttgcgcaaatctcaggaactactggtttttgcgtttttgcgttaaatagcccatatatcgaggaaggctttaggctatataacatcacattacaaccataaggagcaaagaaacaatggaaaatgtgaaaaaaaaaaacgggaaaattattcatttttgagggcttcaatgatgcccatactaactgttccacgcggacgaatgttgcgggcacagctagtaataaatataaaaagtggAAAAGTCTGTTAGATTTTTGTTAGGCCGGACAAACCACACACATAATACACTCTGAATTATGTGTGAAAATAGTTAAAGGATTGAATAGTGTTGATTGAcctatacaaattatatatttttccggAAAAAGCATAACCTAGCGCCATACCAGCGAATAGATGGCGCTACCGTTATACGAGGGTGAATCCAAAAGTTCGTGGCCTAAccaagaaaacaatttttttttcgacatAATCACTGATCCCGGtcgtttttccttttttttctctaaTTTGTCTCAGCAGGTTACAGTAAGAATATTaagaattaattgttttaccCTTTGGTAAATAATCTACCAATATAACCCCTTTCATCCCAAAAAATGCCCAAAAATACAGATGCCATAACTTTATTGGTTGACAACACCGCCTTTGCCTTCTTGGGAGTCGGTGAACCGGACTGCTTCCATTGTTTAGACTGCTGCTTCGACTCGGGAGTATAGTGATGAACCCAGCTTTCATTCATAGTTACAAATCGTGGTATAAAATCATCAGGATCGGACTTAAACAGCTCCAAACAGCCACGTGAAATGGTGAAACGAACCCTTTTCTGGTCAGCTGAAAGCAATCTCGGCAACCCGTCTCCCCGACACCTTGTGAAAACCTAATTctttagtattattatattttgaactCGTCCATTACTTATGCCAGTAATCTcagcaatattattaatagttaATCTTCGGTCTCCTAATATAAGATCACAAATTTTATCCACGTATTCCTGGGTCGTGGAAGTTGATGGCCGACCACTTCTGGGTTCGTCTTCAAAACTCTCCCGTCTGCGTTTCAATTCAGCTACCCACTTTTTTATACACGAATATGACGGAGCTGATTCTTCTAATGTGTACACCATATCTTTATGGATTTCCTTTGGCGTTAACCCCTTCTTATGCAGGTACTTAATCACAGCACGCAGTTAAATTTTTTCCATAGTAAGAAAACTTCACGACTTGctttgcacaaaaaaaaacaaaaacagagAGATGAATCCAATTGCAAATTTGCACGCTTActactaaatataaaagctacaAAATAAGGGTAGTATAAGAATtatagacatttatttactaggTGAGACCGCGAACTTTTGGATTCACCGTTGTAGTA
It encodes:
- the LOC106134066 gene encoding solute carrier family 35 member B1 homolog translates to MSRGKSEFKFIFYSVAIFFCYFVFALLQEKITRGKYGQNDKFTCALSLVFVQCLVNYIFAQILMLSWKHDKDTTRTIYYFSSALTYLLAMVCSIMALQWVNYPTQVVGKAAKPIPVMVLGVLIGHKVYPLKKYLFILLIVIGIVLFMFKDQTRKTEDSQGFGIGEILLLLSLTMDGLTGAVQERIKAESSPTAYSMMLNTNGWSTIISGVGVLLSGEIFKFISFVSLYPEILLYLIAFALTGALGQLFIFFMVSEFGPLPCSVVTTTRKFFTVLASVIFFGNVLIPRQWIGAVLVFTGLFLDIFYSKGKKSPAKRAAQK